In Miscanthus floridulus cultivar M001 chromosome 5, ASM1932011v1, whole genome shotgun sequence, one genomic interval encodes:
- the LOC136454347 gene encoding uncharacterized protein produces the protein MAQAIAGLARGGPRGNGGNGGGARCPEGQSSYQDFLKTHPPTFTPSDDPLEAEHWLRTLEQKFRLLRVANEQKKVTEFMELRQGNRTVMEYVNQFNHLAQYAGSQVDTDDKKKDRFFRGLTPTLQEKLYLGNYQTFGALINTAIALEGFQRASQAD, from the exons atggcacaggccatcgcgggtctcgcccgtggaggccccagAGGCAACGGTGgaaatgggggtggtgctcgctgtcctgagggacagtcctcttaccaggacttcctcaagacccacccgcccacgttCACGCCGTCGGATGATCCattggaggcggagcactggcttcgcacgctggagcagaagtttcggctgctcagagtggccaacgagcagaag aaggtgaccgagttcatggagttGCGTCAGGGGAAcaggacggtaatggagtatgtgaatcagttcaaccacttggctcagtatgctggtagtcaggtggacacggatgaTAAGAAGAAGGATCGTTTCTTTCGCGGTCTCACTCCTACTCTTCAGGAGAAACTATACttagggaactatcagacctttggggctctgataaacaccgccattgctcttgagggttttcagcgggcatctcaggcggactag